CTCTTCGATTCGCTTCGCTGACTCGGCAATCTCGGCTTTCTTGGAGCAGATCATGCCCTCGAGCACCGCGGCGAGAGGCATTGTCTCTTGTACGAGCTTGTACTCGAGGAGCGACTCGCGCTCACGGAGGTTCTCGATGAAGCGGAGGAGCCCGGACATGCCCGCAGGCAGGACTAGACATTGGTGGAGGAGCGCGGGAAGTAGGCGCCAAAGGAGCAGCCCGATGCTGCCTTCTGGGAGGACCACTTGGCCGAGCTTAGCAATGGCGACGACGGCTTCAACAGCGACCGGTCATGTTTAatggtttttctttattttggatgtattttaaatttgctAAATGATTTTGGATTGTGTACGTGTCATCTAAATTGTTCTTAAATAATTGCGTCAAAACGAGTTCAATACGTTAATTTAGATTGTACCCATTTAGGATCCACTCAAGTCCGACacctttgacccaaaaaaaaaaaaagtccgaccccttagacacaaaaaaaaaacaaaaaaaaaagtccgacCCACCTATTTATCACCTTTAGCTTaaacatttttcctttaaaatgaTCTTTCGCAAGGAATTGAAATACCTTCGTTATTTTACGGCCCTATGACTGCGTGGGCCGCGTGTGTTTGTCCTTTGCGTTATGTTAATGATTGCGTTGGACGCCAACGACACTTCTAGGAAGAATAGCTCTAGTTTCCAAAGTATCCTTTGAAAATCATGGCATGCAAGGTCTGAAACGGAAATAACAGCCTACGGAAACTATAAAAATCGCTTAAATTTATTCTAATAGAACGACGaggaaaaattatcgaaaaaaatgTCTTAAATCTGTTGTAAgcatgccaattcagtcttaaccttttaattttacaaattgagcttgaaccttttgacgattttgccAATGTTATCCCTTCGCCAATTTGGCTGACAACCTCTAACGTGGATACTTGTCATCCTGCGTGCCACGGCAAGCGCGGACGTGTATAAATtctacaattttctttttcgagatGCAAAGAATCGAGACTTTTTTCGGCTTGTTATATAACTTTTAGACGAAGGAAGGGACTAGTAGGGTTCGAGAGATTAGCAATGTAGTATAGCgagatgaggaaatgaagaCATGGAATTAGTGATTCTTAGAAGCAAAGGCGGGAACAGATTCTGGCTTCCATGGCGTATGAAAGACATGAATAATCTCTTTCTTCTCGTGTacaaccttctctctctctctctctctctctctctccttcttcatcttcttcctttacgAACCCAAACTCTTCTGGCCTGCCATTGTACCACCACGTTCTCTCCCAAAAAGGTTGCATCTCCTTACAGAGACACCCAAAAGCCAAACGTATGTTCCTGTGCTATAttgacttttttcttattttgtctctctcttttactttttttttttcatatatttttagattaataccacgaaaaactccaaactgattCATCCATGGCAAAGTTatcccgaactaattttttgatcaaaaccCCCAAAGAAGTATACCTGCGACGGATTTACCCtatgttaattttcattaaattttgctATCAAATTGCCGACTTGGAagacacgtggcggttgacaAATGTATGAGGTTTGGATTTTTTACCTTCGTTTgccacatgtgtactagtttggggctctttcgtggcattaacccaacttaacggaaattaacggaggtgtatcggtttgggatttttggtagttaaaaaattagtttcgagtaaatttgtcacatatgtacccacaaaaaaaaaaccccctatatttttctttgatttctcGAGCATCGTTGTACATGCTTGACTCAACATTTTTACTTCCAATCCTGACATCAATATCATTTCAggttttcctcctcctccttctcttcgCTCCCCCGCGGATCGAACATGTGGATCACGAGTACGTGAGTTCGGTCCTTGAAACACCTCCGCGAATCTCCGCGGAATTATTTTTCGAGTTCATCTAGGTTTTCTTTTGATGTCGCGTGTGTTTCTTGAAGGGGAAAGGACGCCGCGTCTGCTTCATGGAGTGCTCAGCGTGGACATACTTGAGATGGATAGGCTCCGACTGGGATGTGGATACAATCTTTGGGGGCAGGTAACACAATTTCCCAATACagttttatcttcttctcttGCTAGAAATACTGCAATCTATAATGATACGAAGCGACAAGTAAGATTCCGTTTTGGGATTGTATGTGTCGCTCAGGAcggcgcatggcaacacttctgctctagaaatttGCTTGCTAATGATTAATATCGATGTTGGAGCCAGTACCATCTCattaatttgatttgttttgttGGAATTGATGAAACGAGACGTTGCTTAGACCACAAAATTTTGGTGGGTACCAACTTTTCCCAATTAAGGATTGGACATCAGATTAGCCAAATAAGATATCATCGGAAGAGGTGTATCCTTGTTTGAAGTTTGCTTCATATTTCTAGCATTGAGATCGTATGCAATTGAGGATGTCGTGGTCATTTGAGCGGTCATATATAAGGTAGTTTTCTGTTTTTCGTATAATCGAACAAGTATTTTCACTAGCGAGACCTTATTTAGGGGTGACCAGTTTCAAAATGAGTAAGCTCCGGACTAACAACCTGGACCCTATCCTGTTTGAGCCGACTTCCGCCTTTTGAAACTGGAAGCCGAACCTGATTATTTTTATAGGAACCGGAAACACAAGCCGAGGTTGTATATTTATACAACTTCAGGTAGAATTTCGAGGTGAGCTATGAAATCAGATTGTCGCGTTGGACCTTTCTAGCATCATTCCTCTGTATTTGAATTCTGACATGAAAGTTAGGAGGCTTttaaagttcaattttgaatcgGTTCGAAATTTGTTCTACCCAAGAACCGGCCTCAACCGACGGACCGGTTCAAGATGGGGAACCCAAGTCAGGGTTggatcccaaactttttattcGGAACCGGACTGGAAGCCTGGAACTGATTGGGTCagccggttcggttcggttcccggaTTAAACAGGCTCCCTCGAACATCTTTAGTCTCACTGACAGAAAACAAAAGTCTGCAAAAGTATTCGCTAAGCCTTATAGTACtatccttttaattttgactCTTATGTTTGATTATGAACATGGATCTACTTTCCTTTCCCCTTCAAACTCCGAAATCTCAAGACCGTGATCGGCCAGAGTTTCACGAGAAGACTCCTATCCGAGGTCAAGAGGGTGATCTTGTGCCGTCCCGAGGTACTACCCGATCTTCGGCTGGCTCTTTTTGTTTCCTGATCCTTTCGCTCGGCCTCTAGGCAGGATAAAGACTGTTTTAACACCAATTGCGTGCAGACCGTGGGATCTTACCTCTATGCGTGTGTGGATTTGGACCGGGGGAGGGTCGCGCGGACGGGGACGATCGGGAACGAGGATTCGAACCCGTGCTGGGACGAGACCTTCCACATCTACTGTGCTCACTGGATCACCCACATCATATTCACCGTCAAAGATGACAATCCCGTTGGAGCAACCTTAATTGGGAGGGCCTATGTTCCGGCCGAGGATCTCATGAAGGGCTTTATAGTGGAAAGGTGGGTTCCGCTCGAGGATGAAGACCACAACCCGATCTACGGAGGGCCGCGGATTCATGTCAGGCTGCAATTCTCGAGGGCCGCCCAGGACAGTCACTGGTCACGTGGGATCGTTAGCCAGAACTTCGAAGGTGTTCCGCGCACCTTCTTCAACCAGAGGCGACATTGCAGGGTCACTCTATATCAAGATGCTCATGTTTCGGACCATTTCAGCCCTCGCATCCCGCTCTCTCACGGGCAGTATGAGCCCCGCCGGTGCTGGGAGGACATCTTTGACGCCATCAACAATGCGAAGCACTTGATTTATATAGCGGGATGGTCGGTCTACCCGAACATTGCCCTGATAAGGGACCCGCGCGGGCCCAGGGAAGGGACCGGTGTTTCGTTAGGTGAGCTGCTGAAGAACAAGGCCAACGAGGAGGGCATGACAGTCCTGATGCTTGTCTGGGACGATCGCACGTCGGTCCCAGATTTGAAACGGGACGGGCTGATGGCGACGCACGACCAGGACACGGAGCAGTACTTTCGGAACACGAGAGTGCATTGCGTCCTGTGCCCTCGGGATCCCGAAGAGGGCGGGACTAGCATAATTCAGGGCCTGGAGGTGTCGGCGCTGTTCACTCATCACCAGAAGACCGTGGTGGTCGATGCTGAGATTCCTGAGGGAGGATCGCAGAAGAGGAGGATCGTGAGCTTCATCGGAGGCATCGATCTGTGCGACGGCCGGTACGACACGCAGGACCACCCGCTGTTCAGGACTCTGAATTCCGACATCCACAGGAATGATTTCCATCAACCGAATTTCCAAGGCGCTTCGGTCAAGAAAGGCGGCCCGAGGGAGCCGTGGCACGACGTCCATTGCCGTCTCGAAGGCCCCGTCGCGTGGGACGTCCTCTATAACTTCGAGCAGAGGTGGAGGAAGCAAGTGGGGGAGAAACTCCTCATCCCGATAAGCAAAATGGACGAGATCGTGATCCACCCGTTGCAAGCCATGTTAAGTAATGACACGGACGCATGGAATGTCCAATTGTTCCGGTCCATTGACGCCAGTTCAGCAGCCAACTTCCCCGAAGATCCCAATGCTGCAGTCTCCGTTGGCCTCGTCCGCATGAGGGGCAACGTCATTGACCGGAGCATCCAGGATGCCTACATCAATGCGATCCGCCGGGCCAAGAACTTCATCTACATCGAGAACCAGTACTTCCTGGGCAGCTCCTTCGGGTGGAGGGCCGAGGGCATCGAAGTTGCGGCCATCCACGCGCAGCACCTGGTCCCGAAGGAGCTGTCGCTGAAGATCGTGAGCAAGATCGAGGCCGGGGAGAGGTTCGCCGTGTACATCGTGATCCCGATGTGGCCCGAGGGCAAACCGGAGAGCAACTCGGTGCAGGCGATCCTGGATTGGCAGAGGAGGACGATGGAGATGATGTACACAGACATTGCCAATGCCCTCCAGAAGAAGAGGGTTGATGCCGATCCTAGAGATTACTTGGCCTTCTTTTGCCTTGGAAACAGGGAAGCAAGGAGGAGTGATGAGCTAGTGCCTGAAGAGAAACCAGAGCCAGGTAGTGACTATCTCAGAGCCCAGGAAGCAAGAAGGTTCATGATTTATGTCCATGCGAAGATGATGATAGGTGAGTGAACGATGAACTTTGATCGGATTATGACGGATTTTCCGGCGAAGTGCTGATTCATGTCCCTGTCCCTTTTCAGTTGACGACGAGTACATAATCGTCGGATCAGCCAACATCAATCAGAGGTCCATGGACGGCGCCAGAGACACGGAGATCGCGATGGGCGCGTTCCAACCGAACCATCTTGCCACTACTGAGCCGCCTAGGGGCGACATCTACGGCTTCCGAATGTCGCTGTGGAATGAGCACCTCGGCCATATCGAGGAAACCTACAATCATCCGGAGACTCGGGAGTGCGTGCGGCGTGTGAACGTTCTCGCCCAGCGGAACTGGGACCTGTACGTGGACGACGCGTTCCACGAGGACTTGCCGGCTCACTTGCTTCGTTACCCCATCGAGGTTGCCAGAAATGGAGCCGTCACGCCCTTGCCCGGGTTTCAGCATTTTCCCGACACTAAGGCTCCAATCTTGGGCGCGAAATCTGATTATCTTCCTTCCTTTCTGACCGCTTGAAAAGATGATCAGATGCAAAATGGTTTGTTGCAGTGACAATGCTGTATTAAACACCAAGAAATTGACAATTAACTTATACTAGTTTGCAATATGAATCTATGGCTATCTGTACCATGTAAATCACAAAGGACTCAGTTTTATAATGTATAAAGAGTATGAATAAATACATGGCGATTCTCGATACAACAGGTCAAAACATGAGAACTCAATCTGATCCGACACGAAATTGGTGTCGCGGGATCTCTCACCTTGAACATGTTCATATAAGGAATATACATGTATGCTTTCTCATTGCCGTCGAAGTAAAGTCGGGGCCTCCGCAATGGCGACCATCCTTGCATGGCGCCCGACGAGGGTTGTGGCCCTAGCCTAGCATCCGTGACTCGCGAAACGATGCGGCGAGCAATGGAGAGAAGACAAGTACTTGAATCTCCTAATCTCTTTGAAGAGGGGAGTCAACAGAGAGAACCAATGGACAAGATCAGCTAGCCTCGCACGACCTCGAGCAGGTCTCTAGCTACATAGCTAAACCCTAGCCGGCGGCAGCCATGCCGCCGACACCTCGGCCGGCCCGATTTGGGACATAAGGCAACGTTGTCTTTTTCTCTATCCCTCTAACTCCAACTCGTGCTATTTGTCAATTCCTGTctattatttcttcttttaattttttttttccaacaattttgcTTAAATGTGGCGGTAAAATGAATAACCACATGGCCGAGATTAGAGGTAAGCATAGTTTCAGAGATTTTAGGATGTGCATGATAgtttccaagttccaaaaattagggaaTCTATTTCGATAGATAGGCTTCagaacttggaacttggaacaaagttttgtgtttttcttgaatCGCGCAATCCCACAGGATTCTATAATATCAGATGATGAGTGTGTGATATGGAACCACTAGTGCGGGTTTTTATTTCCGGCGATATTTATTACTGAGACTTatactttattaatattttattgtgaTCAGTGGATTGTAACGATAAACGATGATCATTAAATGTGCTTATTCACCGCAATCatacaataaataaattaggTGAAATCTAAGTAGACCCTGCAAAGGTAGGCAGAACCTAGAACCGCTCACCGCTCATCAAGATGAGCTGAAAGATTAAAGTGGTCGCATTAAAATAGTTTATTgatcaaaattgaataaaattaaaattagggttcaaggataaaaaaaaacgaacaaaatgttatctcagaaaaaaaaaaatgtaagaaaaggaagaaatcaaGAGCAGCTTGACAGCGACAAAGGAGGCCCCTTAAATCTTTCTTGAATCTTCACTGGCCAGTAACCAGGGGGCGAGCGACCAGACTCGAAGGCGAAGGGGAGAGAGGAGgcgagggggagagagagagagagagcaggcgGCTTATCAACCTCACACCATGCTTGAGGTACTGGGCGAAGCATATTGATGCGACagtctctccttcttctttataAAGCCGAAAAATTTAGGGGAAGTGATGGATGGGAggggttcattcttctttctttctcgggTTCGGGTTCGGGTTCGGGTTCTGTTGTTGCTTGTGCTTCGGAGCCAAACTGGGCTCGAACGTCATCAAAAGCTGAAAACTTGTTTCTGGGTTTTGATTTAGTCCGATGAACGCGATTCGACATAAATTCTTTTTCGCAGGGTCGCTCGATCTCTCCCTTCAGTTCTACCGGGAGGTCTCGAGCTCGACTCCTGTAGCTGTAAATGCAGCAGCTGTGGAGATTCCTCCCATCTTCGATCTGTCGAATTCTTGCATGCATGGGGTGAGCTTTTGCTCTCTGGCTCTGTGCTCGTTTCTGGGAACTATTTGCTTGCTGGAGGATATGTTATCGCAGGAATCTCAGATATGCAGGGGCTACAATGCCCATTTTACTGTTCAAAACACTTGGTTAAATATGATACTTTTGTAACTCCTCCTTTGTAATGTGAATTGTTATGCATTTTGATACTTATCAAAAGAATTCGTGATTTTGATATTCTTTGGTCTCAGTTGGTGCtaggatgaaaatttttggattaGAATTAGATTGCTTCTGAGGTCGGGAAGGCAGAGAGTTTCATTTCATACGCCCGTGATGTATACATACGAGTTTCATGTcaccaaaaaatttctttggCTTAATTGAGTGCGTGTTATATATCGGACTCGATACTTGACGGTTCAAATAAGGGTAATATATCAGTTTTATCGGTTCGAGCTTATTGAGAGTGTCTATTATCAGTTTCTTGAACTTGGTCcctctttgtttcttgtttgcAACTCTTCGGCTCTCAACTTTACTTTCTCTGCGGTTCCAGGAATCTTATGCGCACATCTATATGCTATTATTGGGAATGTTAGTATCTTGTTCTTACCTTCCTATGTAAACCAAGTGCATTTTTGGGAATGCACACTCTAAGGTTGCTTTGCAGTTGGTATGGAATCCTTTTGAGTTTGCTTGTTTGGCAAGTGAGTATTCAAGAGTTTGTGAACATTGTAGATCTATTTCTAACAAGAATCTGTTGACCCTTCATAGTTTCCATTCTTTACTTGAAATCTTGTGTGTTTGGTTGCCCTATCTGGGAGTCCTTTTTCGTTTCACAGGATTTTGTGAGATCGATGCATCCTAGAAATAAATGCTGTTCGTTTTCTCTGTTGGATAGATGCCTTGGAAAGAGAAGTAGCTGCTATTTTTTAGGAGCCTGTTGTCGTAGTGTTGCACTTTACATCATGGAGAAgtttagggaaaagttcaaggCACTTTTCAATGTAAGGAATTTTCTCTAAAAGTATTTGAAGGTGAAGGAATTGTATTTGGAGATGTTAGTGTCTACAATGTTGatgtgcaatttttttctcttttttccctttgatcAGTTCATCTAGGTAATTTGACTTGCCAGGCATTGAGATGAGCATTCAAAAACTGATAACCAAGTTAATAAGGGCAGCCTGGTTCAGGAATTTCCTGCAATGGGTGGGGTCCGGGCGAGGGCCAGACCAGTTTGGGTTGAATATATGTAGCCTTAAATTGTGAGACACTTTTTGTTTGCAATTGTCTCAGCTTCCTTCAGTGCTTCACCTGGCTAAATAACACTATGCTgaaatttggcaaaatttttttgacataCTTGGggacgtagttaatttaatggAAGATTTTATCACTCTGGGAATAAGCTTTTGATGGTGAAATGCTGGTATCTAAACAATTGCAAGTATTTGATGATGGCATAGTAGGAATAAGCTTTCGGTGGTGAAATGCTGGTATCTAAACAATTGCAAGTACTTGATGATGGCATAGTTGGCCTCATAATATTTTCCTTAGTTTGGTAGTTGATTGAGCATCAAGTTGTTTTAATCcagtactaattttttttcgtcaaaCCTGATTTGTAACAGAGCAGAGGCTGTCTTGGATGCTTTACTAAACCTCCATTAGGCATCTCTGTGAATGATCCTTCAAAGGGACAGCAAATTCAAGGCCAAGCAGTGAAGAAACAATTCAT
This genomic interval from Rhodamnia argentea isolate NSW1041297 chromosome 4, ASM2092103v1, whole genome shotgun sequence contains the following:
- the LOC115743543 gene encoding phospholipase D alpha 1-like, encoding MWITRERTPRLLHGVLSVDILEMDRLRLGCGYNLWGQTVIGQSFTRRLLSEVKRVILCRPETVGSYLYACVDLDRGRVARTGTIGNEDSNPCWDETFHIYCAHWITHIIFTVKDDNPVGATLIGRAYVPAEDLMKGFIVERWVPLEDEDHNPIYGGPRIHVRLQFSRAAQDSHWSRGIVSQNFEGVPRTFFNQRRHCRVTLYQDAHVSDHFSPRIPLSHGQYEPRRCWEDIFDAINNAKHLIYIAGWSVYPNIALIRDPRGPREGTGVSLGELLKNKANEEGMTVLMLVWDDRTSVPDLKRDGLMATHDQDTEQYFRNTRVHCVLCPRDPEEGGTSIIQGLEVSALFTHHQKTVVVDAEIPEGGSQKRRIVSFIGGIDLCDGRYDTQDHPLFRTLNSDIHRNDFHQPNFQGASVKKGGPREPWHDVHCRLEGPVAWDVLYNFEQRWRKQVGEKLLIPISKMDEIVIHPLQAMLSNDTDAWNVQLFRSIDASSAANFPEDPNAAVSVGLVRMRGNVIDRSIQDAYINAIRRAKNFIYIENQYFLGSSFGWRAEGIEVAAIHAQHLVPKELSLKIVSKIEAGERFAVYIVIPMWPEGKPESNSVQAILDWQRRTMEMMYTDIANALQKKRVDADPRDYLAFFCLGNREARRSDELVPEEKPEPGSDYLRAQEARRFMIYVHAKMMIVDDEYIIVGSANINQRSMDGARDTEIAMGAFQPNHLATTEPPRGDIYGFRMSLWNEHLGHIEETYNHPETRECVRRVNVLAQRNWDLYVDDAFHEDLPAHLLRYPIEVARNGAVTPLPGFQHFPDTKAPILGAKSDYLPSFLTA